The following nucleotide sequence is from Microbacterium arborescens.
CGGTTACGCGCACATCCAGAACGGCGGCTTCAACGTCGGATACGGACAGCGCGTCTCGGCCGGACAGGTCATCGCCTACGCCGGCAACACCGGCATCTCGCAGGGCTGCCACCTGCACTTCGAGATCTACCGCAACGGTGAGCGCATCGATCCCGCGCCGTTCCTTCGCGATCGCGGCATCTCGGTCTGAGCTTCAGCGCTCACGAGCCCGGAACAACGAAGGAGGGGCGGATGCTGCAGCATCCGCCCCTCCTTCCGTTCGTCTGAGACTCAGAGCGAGTTGGGCGCTTCGCCCTCACCCTGCGTCTTGGTCTGGCCCTCGTGCTCCTCGAAGCGCTCGAACGCCTCGGAGACGAGACGCTCGGCCTCGGCGGCGCCGGCCCACTCGTCGACCTTGACCCACTTGTTGGGCTCGAGGTCCTTGTAGTGCTCGAAGAAGTGGCCGATCTCGTTCTTGGTCCAGTCGTCGATGTCGCCGACATCCTGGATGTGGGCCCACCGCGGGTCTTTCGCCAGCACGGCCACGACCTTGTCGTCGCCGCCGGCCTCGTCGCTCATCTTCAGCACGGCGACGGGGCGGACCTTCGCCAGCACGCCGGGGTAGATGTCGCGGTCGAGCAGCACGAGCACGTCGAGCGGGTCGCCGTCTTCGCCGAGGGTGTTCTCGAAGAAGCCGTAGTTGCTGGGGTATCCCATCGGCGTGAACAGCACGCGGTCGAGGAAGACCCGGCCGGTGCCGTGGTCGACTTCGTACTTCACGCGGCTGCCGCGGGGGATCTCGATGACGGCGTCGTACGCGCCCATACGTGTGCTCCTTCGATATGACGGTGGGATGCCGCCGTCCAGCCTACTTCGCGGCGCCCGCCGTGCCGTATACAGGCTCAGCCCGGATTTTGCGCCTGCGGCGGCGTTGCCGCAGGCTCTCAGCCTGTCGACGGCACGAGCCCAGCGGATGACGGTCAGTGTCCGGCCGGTGCCCGCACCCCACGCTCGCTGCGCTGTCCGCAGGCTTAGCGACGGGTTGAGGCTGCCGGGCGGGCCGCGCAACGTGCTCAGCCTGTTGACGGCACGACCCCGACCCCGGCCTCGCACGACCTCGGCCCTCGCACGAGCCCGCCACCGCCCCGAGGCCGGGCCCGTGCCGCCGGCCGCGCCGTCCGCAGGCTCAGCGACGGGTTGAGGCTGCCGGGCGGGCCGCGCAACGTGCTCAGCCTGTTGACGGCACGACCCCGACCCCGGCACGACCCCGGCACGACCCCGACCCCCGCCCGAGCCCGCCATCGGCACGAGCCCGGCTACCGTAGGGGCGTGCCGTCGCTGAGCCCCGCCATCGCCGAGGTCCGTCGTGCCGTGCGGGCGTCACTGTCGGCATTGCCTTCCGGGAGCACCGTCATCGTCGCGCTGTCGGGCGGGCCCGACTCGCTGGCCCTCGCCGCAGCAACAGCCTTCGAGGCCCCGAAGCTCAGTTTGCGCGCCGCCTCGCTCACGGTCGACCACGGGTTGCAGCCCGGCTCCGACGAGGTGGCTCTCACGGCCGCGCGCGCCGCCGCGGGCCTCGGACTCGATCCGCTGGTCGTGCGCGTCGAGGTCGGCACCGCGGGAGGCCCGGAGGCCGCGGCCCGCGAGGCGCGCTACGGCGTGCTGCGGGATGCCGCGCGCGACGCGAACGCCGCCGCCGTGCTGCTCGGTCACACCCTCGATGATCAGGCCGAGACGGTGCTGCTCGGGCTGGCGCGCGGCGCCGGGGCGACGAGTCTCGCGGGCATGGCGCCCGACCGCGCCGACGACGATTCCGGCGTGCGCTGGCTTCGGCCGCTGCTGGGGGTGCGCCGCGAGACCACGCTCGCCGCATGCGCGGCGGCCGGGCTCGACCCGTGGCTCGACCCTCACAACTACGACGACCGCTTCCGGCGGGTGCGGGTCCGCGAGCGGGTGCTGCCGCTTCTCGAAGCAGAGCTCGGCCCGGGCGTGGCCGAGGCGCTGGCCCGCACGGCCGAGCAGCTGCGTGAGGACGCGCAGGCGTTCGACGACATGATCGCCGAGACGATCGAAGACATCGTCGAGCCGGCCGAGGCGGGCATCGCGATCTCGGTCGCCGCGCTCGCCGCCAATCCTCCGGCGCTGCGCCACCGCATCATCCGGCTCGTCGTGCAGAGCGAGTTCCACGAGAGCCTCACGCGCAGCCAGACCCTCGAGGTCGCCCGGCTCGTCACCGACTACTCCGGTCAGGGACCGATCGACGTTCCCGGATGCCGCGCCCGCCGCGTCGGCCGGCTCATCGAGTTCTCGGCGGGCGGGAGCGGCGCCTAAACTCGTCGCATGCGTGCTGCCGAGATCGCCGACCAGCTCACCGACGTCCTCGTCACGGAGGAGGAGATCCAGGCCAAGCTCGCCGAGCTCGCCGCCCGGGTCGAGGCCGACTACGAGGGTAAGGAGCTCATCCTCGTCGGGGTCCTCAAGGGCGCCGTGATGGTCATGGCCGACTTCGCCCGCGCGCTCAAGCGCGACATCACGATGGACTGGATGGCGGTGTCGTCGTACGGCGCGAGCACGAAGTCGAGCGGTGTCGTGCAGATCCGCAAGGACCTCGACGCCGACCTGCACGGCAAGCACGTGCTGATCGTCGAGGACATCATCGACTCGGGCCTCACCCTCAGCTGGCTGCTCGAGAACTTTCAGTCGCGCGGCGCCGAGTCGCTCGAGGTGCTGGCGCTCCTGCGCAAGCCCGAAGCCGCGAAGGTCGAGATCGACTGCCGCTATGTCGGCTTCGACATCCCGAACGACTTCGTCGTGGGCTACGGCCTCGACTACGCCGAGAAGTACCGAAACCTGCGGGATGTCGCGGTCCTCGCGCCGCACGTATACAGCTGAGCGGGCTTCGCGTGGCGGCTCCCGGTACGCCCAAAACGAACGCACAGAGCCCGCATAGTCGGCGCGGGGTAGCCTGATCGCACCATGGACGTCAAGAAAGTCACGCGCAACCCGCTGATGTACGTGTTGCTCATCGGCGCGCTGCTGCTGATCGGCTTCATGCTGATCTCCAGCCTCACCGGCGCGAAGCAGATCACGACCCAGCAGGGCTTCGAGCTGCTCAAGGGCGACACCGTCACGAAGGTGCAGACCACGGACGGCGATCAGCGCGTCGATCTGACGCTCTCCGACGACTTCGAGGGCTCGAAGCAGGTGCAGTTCTACTACACCTCCGCGCGCGCCGACGAGGTCGTCTCGGCCGTCGACGCGGCGAACCCCGCCGACGGGTACAACGACGTCGTGCCGCGGGCCACGTGGTTCGACGGATTCCTCTCGCTCATGCTGCCGCTGGTGCTGCTGGGCCTGCTCTTCTGGTTCCTGATGTCGAGCGCGCAAGGCGGCGGCAGCCGCGTCATGCAGTTCGGCAAGTCGAAGGCGAAGCTCGTCACGAAGGAGACCCCGACGGTCACCTTCGGCGATGTGGCCGGCTCCGACGAGGCCATCGAGGAGATGCAGGAGATCAAGGACTTCCTGAAGGACCCGACGAAGTTCCAGGCCGTCGGCGCCCGCATCCCGAAGGGTGTGCTGCTGTACGGCCCTCCCGGAACCGGTAAGACGCTCCTCGCACGCGCCGTCGCGGGCGAGGCCGGTGTGCCGTTCTACTCGATCTCGGGTTCGGACTTCGTGGAGATGTTCGTCGGTGTCGGCGCGAGCCGCGTTCGCGACCTCTTCAAGGAGGCGAAGGAGAACTCACCCGCCATCATCTTCATCGACGAGATCGACGCCGTCGGTCGCCACCGCGGCGCCGGCATGGGCGGCGGTCACGACGAGCGCGAGCAGACGCTCAACCAGATGCTCGTCGAGATGGACGGCTTCGACCCGAAGGTCTCGGTGCTCGTCATCGCGGCGACCAACCGTCCCGACATCCTCGACCCCGCGCTGCTGCGTCCGGGTCGCTTCGACCGTCAGATCGGCGTCGACGCCCCCGACCTCAAGGGCCGTCAGAAGATCCTCGAGGTGCACGGCCGCGGCAAGCCGCTGTCTCCCTCGGTCGACCTGGCCGTCATCGCTCGCAAGACCCCGGGCTTCACCGGTGCCGACCTCGCGAACGTGCTGAACGAGGCGGCGCTCCTGACCGCGCGCTCGAACGCGCAGCTGATCGACATGCGCGCCCTCGACGAGGCGATCGACCGCGTCATCGCCGGTCCGCAGCGTCGCACGCGCGTCATGAAGGACAAGGAGAAGCTCATCACGGCCTATCACGAGGGCGGTCACGCCCTCGCTGCGGCGGCGATGAACCACTCCGACCCGGTCACGAAGGTCACGATCCTCCCGCGCGGCAAGGCGCTCGGCTACACGATGGTGCTGCCGCTCGAAGACAAGTACTCCGTGACCCGCAACGAGCTCCAGGATCAGCTCACCTACGCGATGGGCGGGCGCGTCGCCGAGGAGGTCGTGTTCCACGACCCCACGACGGGGGCCTCGAACGACATCGAGAAGGCGACGGGCATCGCCCGCAAGATGGTCACCGAGTACGGGATGACGACCGAGGTCGGCCCCGTCAAGCTCGGGTCGTCGTCGGGTGAGGTGTTCATGGGCCGCGACATGGGTCATGGCCGCGACTTCTCCGAGCGCATCGCCGAGCGGGTCGACGCCGAGGTGCGGCTGTTGATCGAGCAGGCGCACAACGAGGCGTACGAGGTCATCAACGCCAATCGCGACGTCCTCGACAAGCTCGCTCTCGCCCTCCTCGAAGAGGAGACCCTCGACCACCTGCAGCTCGCCGAGATCTTCAAGGACATCAAGAAGCTCCCGCCGCGCCCGCAGTGGCTCTCGAGCCAGGATCGTCCGGTGTCGACCCTGCCCCCGATCGACGTTCCCAAGCGTCGCGAAGAGGCCGGGCTGGCGGCATCCGCCGTCGCCGAGACGGAGACCGAGACCGCCGCCGAGCGTGCCCCGCACCGTCGCCCCTCGGGGCAGGCGCGACCCGCGACCGCGTAGGCTCGGGGCGTGGCCGTCGATCGCGAACGCGTCGCCGCCCTCGTGCGCGACCTGCTCGAGGCGATCGGGGAGGACCCCGACCGTCCCGGGCTGAAGCAGACCCCGCAGCGGGTCGCCGACGCGTATGCCGAGTTCTTCTCGGGAGTGGGCGCCGACGCTGCCGAACCGCTCGCGCACACGATCTCGGTCGCGCGGGGCCCCGCTCCCGACACGCTGCCGTCGGGCGCTGTCATGGTGCGCGGCATCCGGTTCCGTTCGTTCTGCGAGCACCACCTGCTGCCCTTCGCCGGACACGCCCACATCGCGTACCTGCCGGGTGAGCAGGTGGTCGGGCTCGGCGCGCTGCCGCGGGTGGTCGACACGCTCGCGGCGCGACCGCAGGTTCAGGAGCGCCTGGGCGAGCAGATCGCCGACACGATCGCGGGTGCGCTCGATGCGCGCGGCGTGCTGGTCGTGCTGGATGCCGCCCACGAATGCGTCACGATGCGCGGCGGACGACAGACGGATGCCTCGACCGTGACGGTCGCCGCCCGCGGCGTCTACACCGAGCCGGCCGAGCGGGCCGAGCTGATCGCGCTGATCTCGGGCGGCGCAGCATGACGCTGATCATGGGCATCCTCAACATCACGCCCGACTCGTTCAGCGACGGCGGTCGGTACCTCGACCTCGACGTCGCGATCGGTCACGCCGAGGCTCTGCGACGCGCCGGCGCGCACATCGTCGACGTCGGCGGCGAGTCGACCCGGCCGGGCGCCGAGCGCGTCGAGCCCGACGTCGAGCGCGGGCGCGTCGTCCCGGTGATCGAGGCGCTCGCGGCGCGGGGCATCGTGGTGAGCGTGGACACGATGAACGCCGGCACCGCGTCGGCCGCGGTCGCGGCGGGGGCCCGGATCATCAACGACGTCTCGGGTGGGCTCGCCGACCCCGAGATGTTCGCCGCGGTCGCGACATCCGACGCGGATGTCGTCATCGGGCACTGGCGCGGACACTCGACCGACATGTACGCCGCCGCCCGGTACGAGGACGTCGTCGGAGAAGTGATCGCCGAGCTCCAGGAGCGCGTGGGCGCTGCGATCGCGGCAGGTATCGCCCCCTCACGCATCGTGCTCGACCCCGGCATCGGTTTCGGCAAGCGGGGCGACCAGAACTGGGCGGTGCTGCACCACCTCGACCGTGTCGTCGGGCTCGGCAAGCGCGTGCTCGTCGGCACGAGCCGCAAGGGATTCCTGCGCGAGGCCATCGGAGACGTCCTGGACAGCGGGGATGCCGGGGCCGACGCAGCGGATGCGTCCGACATGGCGCGGCGCGACCTCGCGACCGCCGTCACGAGCGTGCTCGCGGCCGACGTGGGAGCGTGGGGAGTGCGCGTGCACGACGTCGAGTCGACACGCGACGCGCTGGCGGTGCGCTCTCGGTGGCGGGAGGCCCCATGAGCGACCGCATCACGCTGCGCGGCATCCGGGCCGTCGGGTATCACGGGGTCTACGAGCACGAACGGCGCGAGGGGCAGGAGTTCGTCGCCGACGTCGAGCTCGAACTGTCGCTGGCCGACGCCGCGGCGAGCGACGACGTGGCCGATACGGTGCACTACGGAGAGCTGGCCGAGAGAGTCGCCGCGATCCTGTCGGGCGAGCCGGCCGACCTCATCGAGACCGTCGCCGACCGCATTGCGCGCGCGGCCTTCGCGTTCGACCGCGTGGATGCCGTCGCCGTTACCGTGCACAAGCCGCAGGCGCCCATCGCGGTGCCTTTCGGTGATGTCAGTGTGACCCTCACCCGCCGACGGGAGAACCGATGAGCCGCCGTCTCGCCCAGGAATCGCCCGAGCCCCGCCCCACCGAGAGCGCGCTGACGCGGCGAGCCGTCGTCGCGATCGGCGCGAACCTCGGCGACCGGGCGGCCACGGTCGAGCACGCGATCGCCGACCTCGACCGGCTGCCCCTGACCCGGGTCGCGCGAGCCGCCGATCCGATCGAGACGGTCGCGCTGACCCTCGACGGTCCGGATGCCGCGGCCCCTGCATATCTCAACACGGTCGCCCTCATCGACACGAGACTGGCCCCCAGCGTGCTGCTGGGCTATCTGCATGCGATCGAGGAGCGCCATGGTCGCGCCCCGCGGACGGCCGATCAGGCCCGGTGGCAGGATCGCACGCTCGACCTCGACCTCATCGCACACGGCGACGTCGTCTGCGACACCCCGACGCTCGTGCTGCCGCACCCGCGCGCGCACGAGCGCGATTTCGTGCTCCGGCCGTGGCTGGCCGTCGACCCCGAGGCCGTGCTTCCCGGCCGCGGCCGGGTCGACGCGCTGCTGGCGGGTCTGACCGGGAGTGCATCGTGAGACGCACATCTCCCGCGACCCTCGTCGTCGCGGCAGTGCTGGGCATCGCCGCGGGGTTCGTCATCGACCAGCTGCTCACCGGCGCGGGCCGCGCGACGTTCACTCCGTCGGTCATGCTCCCCGTGCTCTTCGTGCTGCTGGGCGTCTCGGTCATCGCCCTCGCCCTCCCGATCCGCCGGGCGACCCGGGGCCAGGCTCCGCGGGTCGACCCGTTCCGGGCGGTTCGCGTCGCGATGCTGGCGAAGGCGTCGAGCATCGTCGGAGCGCTCGTCGGCGGCATCGGCGTCGGTCTCCTGCTCTTCCTTCTCACACGGCCCGTCCCGCCGTCAGTAGGCTCAACGGGAGCGGTCGTCGCCGCGATCGTCGGAGCCGTGGTGCTCGTGGCGGCCGGCGTGATCGCAGAACAGCTCTGCACCATTCGGAAGGACGACGATGACGACCAGCCCGGACCACCCGAGCCCGACGCCACTCCCTCCCACCACTGACGCTGCGGAGTCCGGCACGATCGACGCGACCCTCGATGCCGGCACCTATGACCGCATCCGCGAGCCCCGCGGGGCCGGACGTCTCGCTCTCGAGCAGGGCGTGTGGCACCAGATCTCACGCAAGTACCTCGCCGTTCAGCTGATCAGCAACGGTTTCGTCCTGGCGATCATCGTCGCCGTGATGCTCGTGCTGCTCCTGGTCGCCGACCAGCGGTGGGCGCTCATCCCCGGCATCATCCTGATCGTGCTGACCCTCGCGGGCATGGCGATCCTGCCACGCCAGGTGCGCTCGATCGGCTATCAGCTGCGCGAGGACGACCTCGTCTTCCGCCGCGGCATCCTGTGGCAGCGCATGGTCGCCGTGCCGTACGGCCGCATGCAGCTCGTCGACATCACGCACGGGCCGCTCGACCGCGGCTTCGGGATCGCGCAGCTGAAGTTCGTGACGGCCGCCGCAGCGACGGGGGTCGTGATCCCGGGCCTCACGCAGCAGGCCGCCGAGGCGCTGCGCGACCACCTGATGTCGGTGGCGGAATCGCGGCGGACCGGGCTGTGACCGACCCCGTCCCGAACCCGCCTACGGCCGACGCCGGGGTATCCGCCCCGCCCGCCGCGCTCGTCCGGTCGCCTCTCAGCGACGGCGAGTGGCACCGGCTGCATCCGCTCACACCGCTGCTGCGCGGCGGCCTCGCGCTGCTCGTCGTGCTCGGCATCGTCGTCGCGAACATGCGCGACCGGCTCATCAGCATCTTCGTGCCGGCCTTCGCCCCCGACGTTCCGATCGACGAGTGGGAGGAGTACGAGGCGGCCGGCGATCCGATCGGGTGGGTGCTGGCCAACAACCTCGTCCTCATCGCCCTGCTCGTCACCGTCGGCGTGCTCGCCGTCATCATCGGGGCGTTCTACCTGTCGTGGCGGTTCCACACGTTCCGCATCACCGAGGACGACGTCGAGGTGCGCAGCGGCATCCTCTCGCGCACCCAGCGCCGCGCGCCGCTCGACCGCGTGCAGGGCGTCAACCTCACCCGGCCCGCGGTCGCGCGACTTCTCGGAGCCGCGAAGCTCGAGATCGTCGGCGCGGGTGCCGACGCGAACGTCAAGCTCGAATACCTCTCGACCGGCAACGCCGAGACGATTCGCGCCGACATCCTGCGGCTGGCCTCGGGGCAGCGCCTCGCCGAACAGCGAGCAGCCGCGGCAGCCGCCGGTGGAGCGCGCATCGCGGTCGCCGACACCGTCGCTCGCGGCCTCACCGGTCTGATCGAGGGTGACGACGCGGATGCCGCCGAGCCCGAGTCCGTCGTGCGCATCCCGGCTGGCCGCCTGATCGGGTCGCAATTCGCCAGCTGGGGCACCGTCGTGATCCTCGCGGGCGCGACCGCGCTCGCGATCGCGCTGTCGCAGGGTGTGTTCTGGGTGCTGTTCGCCTACTTCCCGGCGCTGCTCGGATTCGGCGCCTACTGGGTGCGGACGATCGTGCGGTCGCTGCGGTACTCCATCGCGCCGACGCGCGACGGTGTCCGCGTGACGTTCGGTCTGCTCACGACCGTGTCGGAGATCCTGCCTCCCGGGCGCATCCACGCGGTCGAGATCACGCAGTCCATCCTCTGGCGCGGGTTCGGATGGTGGACGGTGCGGATCAACCGCATGACCGGCCGCAGCGCGTCCGACACGACGACCGATCAGTTCACCACCGTCCTCCCCGTCGGCACGCTCGCCGACGTCGAGCGGGTGCTCGGCCTCATCCTGCCGTCGGTCGCCGAGGAGGAGCGCGCGGCGATCGTCCGCGACGGTGTGCTCGGCGGCTCGTCCGCCGGGGGATACGTGACGACGCCGCGACGAGCACGCATCGTGCGTCCGCTGTCGTGGCGGCGCAACGGCCTCGCGATCACGGGCGACCTGCTGATGCTGCGGCGCGGGCTGATCTGGCGCATGCTCGCGGTGCTGCCGCTCGCGCGGCTGCAGTCGGTCGCGCTGCACCAGGGGCCGGTCTCACGCGCGCTGCGGGTCGCGTCTCTGCGCGCTCACACGGTGTCGGGCCCGGTGCTCACCGCGGTCGCGGGCATCGACCGCGACGACGTGATCGCGGCATTCGAGCGGGTCGCCGAGCTGGCGGTCTCGGCCGCCGCATCGGACCGCTCGCACCGCTGGGCCGAGACGACGGATGCCGCTGAGCCGGTGCTCTCCTCGCCGAGCCCGGAGCAGGCGAGATTCGCCGTGCCCGGAACGTCGGTGCCGTTGCCCCCGCCGGTCGGCGCGACCGAGCTTCCGCCGGGCGCCGTGCCCCCGCCGCCGTACGTGCCGCCGCGCGCGGACGACACCGCGGGGGAGGGCCGATGAGCGCGAGCTCGCGCCTCGGCGTCGGCATCATCGGAGCCGGCCGGGTCGGACCCGTGATCGGTGCCGCGCTCGCGGGCGCCGGCCACGCGCTGACCGGTGTCACCGCGGGATCCGACCGCGAGCGCGTGGACGCGGTGATCCCCGGGGTCCCGGTTCTCGACGCCGACGAGGTCGTGCGCCGCAGCGAGCTCGTCGTCATCGCGGTGCCCCACGACGAGCTGGGCCCGCTCGTGAGCGGTCTCGCCGAGCTCGGAGCCTGGCAGGTGGGGCAGCTCGTGCTGCACACCGACCCCGGGCACGGTCTCGACGTGCTCGCGCCGGCCGCCGCGCGAGGAGCCATCCCACTCGCCGTGCATCCCGCCATCGCCTTCACCGGATCGACCCTCGACCTGCGCCAGCTCGCGGGTGCGTACGCCGCGGTGACAGCGCCGGCCGCCGTCCTGCCGATCGGACAGGCTCTCGCCGTCGAGCTGGGCTGCGAGCCCGTCGTCGTCGCCGATGCCGACCGGCCCGCCTACGGCGAGGCGATCGCGACCGCGACCCAGTTCGCCGCCTCGATCGTGCAGCAGTCGGCCTCCCTGCTCGAGGATGCCGGCGTGCCCAACCCGGGCCGCTTCCTCTCGACCCTCGTGCACTCGACCGTCGAACGTGCGCTGACCGCCGCGGGGCGGGGCGCGAGCCCCGACGACGAGCTCCTGTGAGCGACCTCGAGCTCACCCGCATCCCCGCCGGTCAGCTGCCGGTCGCCGGCGCCGGCCGCGCGCCGTGGGTCGAGTCCTTCGAGATCGGCGTGTACCCCGTGACCGAGGAACAGCTCGGCGAGGTGCTCGGGGTGACGGCCGGGTACCCACGGCGTCCGGCGGTGCAGCTGTCGTGGCTGCGCGCGGTGCGGTTCTGCAACGCGCTGTCGGAGTGGGAGGGACTGGATCCCGCCTACGCGGTCGACGGCGACGAGGTGCGCTGGTACGACGACTCCGACGGGTACCGGCTGCCGACCGAGCGCGAATGGGAGTACGCCTGCCGCGCGGGCTCGCGGGCCGCGCAGTACGGACCGCTCGCCGAGATCGCCTGGACCGCTGCCGACAACCTCTCGTCGCCGCAGAACGTGGGCGGGCGGCATCCGAACCTCTTCGGCCTGTTCGACATGCTCGGCAACGTCTCGGAGTGGTGCTGGGACCTTTTCGCCCCCGACACGGGGTCGCGCGACCGCGTGTTCCGCGGGGGCGGGTTCGCCGACGCCGCGACGACCGTCCGGGCCGGCACGCGCCGCGGGGCTCGTCCCGACAGCGCTCACGACGACATCGGACTGCGAGTTGCCCGCGGGGCGATCGCGTAGGGGGCCGGTCCGACGGGTGTATCGCCAAGCACGCGTGACGCGCTCGGTAGACTGGCACGTCGAATCCCGAGGAGTTTTTCTGCCATGAGCGACGCGCCCGTGCCCCCCGTCGACGACGCCGACGACGTCATCGAGCAGAAGGCCGTGCGCCTCGCCAAGCGCGAGCGGCTGCTGAGCGAGCGAGCGGATGCCGCGGGCGGCGCCTATCCCGTCGCCGTGGCCGTCACCGACACGATCCCCTCGCTGCGCGAGCGCTACGCCGACCTCGAGGCGGGCGCCGAGACCGGCGTGGTCGCATCGGTCGCGGGGCGCGTCGTGTTCAGTCGCAACACCGGCAAGCTGTGCTTCGCGTCGCTGCAGGCCGGCGACGGCAGCCGCATCCAGGCCATGGTCTCGCTCGCCGAGGTCGGCGAGGAGTCGCTGCAGGCGTGGAAGGAGCTCGTCGACCTGGGCGACCACGTCTCGGTCACCGGCCAGGTCATCTCCAGCCGCCGCGGCGAGCTGTCGATCATGGTGAGCAGCTGGCAGATCGCGTCGAAGGCCCTCTTGCCGCTGCCGAACCTCCACTCCGAGCTCAGCGAGGAGAGCCGCGTGCGTTCGCGCTTCCTCGACCTCATCGTGCGCGACACCGCGCGCGAGACCGTCGTGGCCCGGGCGAAGGTCAACGCTTCACTGCGCCGCACCTTCGAGGCGCATGGCTTCCTCGAGGTCGAGACCCCGATGCTGCAGGTGCAGCACGGTGGCGCGGCCGCGCGCCCGTTCATCACCCACTCGAACGCCTTCGACACCGAGCTGTTCCTGCGCATCGCG
It contains:
- a CDS encoding inorganic diphosphatase, with product MGAYDAVIEIPRGSRVKYEVDHGTGRVFLDRVLFTPMGYPSNYGFFENTLGEDGDPLDVLVLLDRDIYPGVLAKVRPVAVLKMSDEAGGDDKVVAVLAKDPRWAHIQDVGDIDDWTKNEIGHFFEHYKDLEPNKWVKVDEWAGAAEAERLVSEAFERFEEHEGQTKTQGEGEAPNSL
- the tilS gene encoding tRNA lysidine(34) synthetase TilS, which produces MPSLSPAIAEVRRAVRASLSALPSGSTVIVALSGGPDSLALAAATAFEAPKLSLRAASLTVDHGLQPGSDEVALTAARAAAGLGLDPLVVRVEVGTAGGPEAAAREARYGVLRDAARDANAAAVLLGHTLDDQAETVLLGLARGAGATSLAGMAPDRADDDSGVRWLRPLLGVRRETTLAACAAAGLDPWLDPHNYDDRFRRVRVRERVLPLLEAELGPGVAEALARTAEQLREDAQAFDDMIAETIEDIVEPAEAGIAISVAALAANPPALRHRIIRLVVQSEFHESLTRSQTLEVARLVTDYSGQGPIDVPGCRARRVGRLIEFSAGGSGA
- the hpt gene encoding hypoxanthine phosphoribosyltransferase; amino-acid sequence: MRAAEIADQLTDVLVTEEEIQAKLAELAARVEADYEGKELILVGVLKGAVMVMADFARALKRDITMDWMAVSSYGASTKSSGVVQIRKDLDADLHGKHVLIVEDIIDSGLTLSWLLENFQSRGAESLEVLALLRKPEAAKVEIDCRYVGFDIPNDFVVGYGLDYAEKYRNLRDVAVLAPHVYS
- the ftsH gene encoding ATP-dependent zinc metalloprotease FtsH, which translates into the protein MDVKKVTRNPLMYVLLIGALLLIGFMLISSLTGAKQITTQQGFELLKGDTVTKVQTTDGDQRVDLTLSDDFEGSKQVQFYYTSARADEVVSAVDAANPADGYNDVVPRATWFDGFLSLMLPLVLLGLLFWFLMSSAQGGGSRVMQFGKSKAKLVTKETPTVTFGDVAGSDEAIEEMQEIKDFLKDPTKFQAVGARIPKGVLLYGPPGTGKTLLARAVAGEAGVPFYSISGSDFVEMFVGVGASRVRDLFKEAKENSPAIIFIDEIDAVGRHRGAGMGGGHDEREQTLNQMLVEMDGFDPKVSVLVIAATNRPDILDPALLRPGRFDRQIGVDAPDLKGRQKILEVHGRGKPLSPSVDLAVIARKTPGFTGADLANVLNEAALLTARSNAQLIDMRALDEAIDRVIAGPQRRTRVMKDKEKLITAYHEGGHALAAAAMNHSDPVTKVTILPRGKALGYTMVLPLEDKYSVTRNELQDQLTYAMGGRVAEEVVFHDPTTGASNDIEKATGIARKMVTEYGMTTEVGPVKLGSSSGEVFMGRDMGHGRDFSERIAERVDAEVRLLIEQAHNEAYEVINANRDVLDKLALALLEEETLDHLQLAEIFKDIKKLPPRPQWLSSQDRPVSTLPPIDVPKRREEAGLAASAVAETETETAAERAPHRRPSGQARPATA
- the folE gene encoding GTP cyclohydrolase I translates to MAVDRERVAALVRDLLEAIGEDPDRPGLKQTPQRVADAYAEFFSGVGADAAEPLAHTISVARGPAPDTLPSGAVMVRGIRFRSFCEHHLLPFAGHAHIAYLPGEQVVGLGALPRVVDTLAARPQVQERLGEQIADTIAGALDARGVLVVLDAAHECVTMRGGRQTDASTVTVAARGVYTEPAERAELIALISGGAA
- the folP gene encoding dihydropteroate synthase; its protein translation is MTLIMGILNITPDSFSDGGRYLDLDVAIGHAEALRRAGAHIVDVGGESTRPGAERVEPDVERGRVVPVIEALAARGIVVSVDTMNAGTASAAVAAGARIINDVSGGLADPEMFAAVATSDADVVIGHWRGHSTDMYAAARYEDVVGEVIAELQERVGAAIAAGIAPSRIVLDPGIGFGKRGDQNWAVLHHLDRVVGLGKRVLVGTSRKGFLREAIGDVLDSGDAGADAADASDMARRDLATAVTSVLAADVGAWGVRVHDVESTRDALAVRSRWREAP
- the folB gene encoding dihydroneopterin aldolase, with amino-acid sequence MSDRITLRGIRAVGYHGVYEHERREGQEFVADVELELSLADAAASDDVADTVHYGELAERVAAILSGEPADLIETVADRIARAAFAFDRVDAVAVTVHKPQAPIAVPFGDVSVTLTRRRENR
- the folK gene encoding 2-amino-4-hydroxy-6-hydroxymethyldihydropteridine diphosphokinase, yielding MSRRLAQESPEPRPTESALTRRAVVAIGANLGDRAATVEHAIADLDRLPLTRVARAADPIETVALTLDGPDAAAPAYLNTVALIDTRLAPSVLLGYLHAIEERHGRAPRTADQARWQDRTLDLDLIAHGDVVCDTPTLVLPHPRAHERDFVLRPWLAVDPEAVLPGRGRVDALLAGLTGSAS
- a CDS encoding DUF3180 domain-containing protein, with translation MRRTSPATLVVAAVLGIAAGFVIDQLLTGAGRATFTPSVMLPVLFVLLGVSVIALALPIRRATRGQAPRVDPFRAVRVAMLAKASSIVGALVGGIGVGLLLFLLTRPVPPSVGSTGAVVAAIVGAVVLVAAGVIAEQLCTIRKDDDDDQPGPPEPDATPSHH
- a CDS encoding PH domain-containing protein — its product is MTTSPDHPSPTPLPPTTDAAESGTIDATLDAGTYDRIREPRGAGRLALEQGVWHQISRKYLAVQLISNGFVLAIIVAVMLVLLLVADQRWALIPGIILIVLTLAGMAILPRQVRSIGYQLREDDLVFRRGILWQRMVAVPYGRMQLVDITHGPLDRGFGIAQLKFVTAAAATGVVIPGLTQQAAEALRDHLMSVAESRRTGL